One segment of Meriones unguiculatus strain TT.TT164.6M chromosome 3, Bangor_MerUng_6.1, whole genome shotgun sequence DNA contains the following:
- the Ccdc126 gene encoding coiled-coil domain-containing protein 126 codes for MFFTISRKNMSQKLSFLLLVFGLIWGLMLLHYTFQQPRHQSSVKLREQILDLSKRYVKALAEESKSMVDVDSGASMAGYADLKRTIAVLLDDILQRLVKLENKVDYIVVNGSATNTTNGTSGNLVPVTTNKRTSVSGSVR; via the exons ATGTTTTTTACAATCTCAAGAAAAAATATGTCGCAGAAACTGAGCTTCCTGTTGCTGGTGTTCGGACTCATCTGGGGGCTGATGTTACTTCACTATACTTTCCAACAGCCGCGACATCAGAGTAGCGTCAAGCTCCGTGAGCAAATCCTTGATTTAAGCAAAAGATACGTGAAAGCCCTGGCAGAGGAGAGCAAAAGCATGGTGGACGTGGACAGCGGTGCGTCCATGGCAGGCTATG CGGATCTGAAGAGAACAATCGCAGTCCTCCTAGATGACATTTTGCAGCGCTTGGTGAAGCTGGAGAACAAGGTGGACTATATTGTTGTGAATGGCTCAGCCACCAACACTACCAATGGCACCAGCGGGAACTTGGTGCCGGTGACCACCAACAAAAGGACGAGTGTGTCGGGCAGCGTCAGATAG